In Desulfonatronovibrio magnus, one DNA window encodes the following:
- a CDS encoding transposase, with product MSYSLHFKENVVKMVLTGSNSQAQVAKDMGVPASTMRYWLKTIQHPGSTTMAKHEKRPQD from the coding sequence ATGTCTTACTCTTTGCATTTTAAGGAAAATGTAGTCAAAATGGTACTTACAGGTTCTAATTCTCAAGCTCAGGTCGCCAAAGATATGGGAGTACCTGCGTCTACCATGCGATACTGGCTTAAAACAATCCAGCACCCAGGAAGTACCACGATGGCTAAACATGAAAAACGTCCCCAGGATTG
- a CDS encoding PAS domain-containing hybrid sensor histidine kinase/response regulator, protein MSDPNSFFDPHDILMDAPIGIFTSTPEDRFLSANKAMAQMLGYDSPEKLIESITDIASQVYANPSDRKDYMRRMEKKGKLVNREYRFRRRNGQFFWVLANARAIRDHENNVIAYQGFYQDITARKTAEEHLQNILEATNDGIWDYNLDSGEFQCSERFSEMLGYEQNEINNYGCFCADNIHPDDEMRFQQAFEDYLNGRKSSYELEFRLKNKKGDYQWIYTRGRALERDSQGKVLRVIGAHTDIHKRKMAEQEKIALAAFVENNNDIIVVKDLDCRVIATNMAFVRAAGRHSVSEMIGKNDAEIFRVSSDSEPVNSYRQDDLKAMQLKRGEIITREEPVIFPGGVKRTFLTKKFPIADSKAKTFAIGIISSDITEFKQAQKALIQAKEQAEESERKYRLIGENTSDGIVLFNSDYQIGYASPAYLKQLGYNSDEILALKTEDIYESIHPEDRHIFPEIYKAISEKKQELLYSFRIKHKKGHYIWREDNARFNYDSNKNYLGAYVICRDITERKLQEHDLINAKKEAEAANLAKSEFLANMSHEIRTPLNGIMGTMQLLLSTGLSQEQEKLVNLGNVSAERLTQLLSDILDLSSLDAGKMIIREKEFSFKNICDSLNDLYAIPAREKGIEFDCSLDSSLPAKIIGDDTRVQQVLFNLVGNAVKFTENGSVSLNISPVLQQNGHKRILFSITDTGTGIPEDKLDKLFHPFTQADGSMTRQYQGAGLGLVIVRRLVNMMGGNISVESEPGRGTTMHVVLPFKIPENAPSVDVHAKVQPAGKTGSLNILLAEDDPINQMLIKRMLEKDGQKVTLAENGKEAVDMIQEKEFDCILMDIQMPVMTGVEATRVIRESTTIGAKKDIPIIAVTAHTQPGDREKFLEAGMDEYIGKPVNREDFQRVFNRLFSLSNNAKSSGNL, encoded by the coding sequence ATGTCTGATCCAAACAGTTTTTTCGACCCACATGACATCCTGATGGATGCGCCCATCGGCATCTTCACGTCCACTCCGGAAGACCGATTTTTATCAGCCAATAAGGCTATGGCTCAGATGCTCGGATATGATTCCCCAGAAAAACTGATTGAGTCGATCACTGATATCGCCAGTCAAGTCTATGCTAATCCATCTGACAGGAAAGACTACATGAGACGCATGGAGAAAAAAGGTAAACTGGTTAACCGTGAATACCGCTTTCGCCGTCGTAACGGACAATTTTTCTGGGTTTTAGCAAATGCTCGTGCAATACGAGATCATGAGAACAATGTGATTGCATATCAGGGTTTTTATCAGGATATCACTGCTCGAAAGACTGCAGAAGAGCATCTCCAAAATATATTAGAGGCTACCAATGATGGCATTTGGGACTACAATCTGGACAGCGGCGAATTTCAATGCTCGGAACGCTTTTCTGAAATGCTTGGTTATGAACAAAATGAAATAAATAATTACGGTTGTTTCTGTGCTGACAACATTCACCCTGATGATGAAATGAGATTTCAGCAGGCCTTTGAAGACTACCTCAATGGCCGTAAGTCTTCCTACGAACTTGAATTTCGTCTTAAAAACAAAAAAGGGGATTATCAATGGATATACACCCGCGGGCGGGCTTTGGAGCGTGACTCTCAGGGCAAGGTATTGCGTGTGATTGGTGCACACACAGACATCCATAAGCGTAAGATGGCTGAACAGGAAAAAATAGCTCTGGCGGCATTTGTTGAAAATAACAATGACATTATTGTAGTCAAGGACTTGGATTGCAGAGTTATTGCGACAAATATGGCCTTTGTACGTGCTGCTGGTCGGCATTCAGTATCAGAAATGATTGGTAAGAATGATGCAGAGATTTTTCGTGTTTCTTCAGACTCTGAACCAGTCAATTCTTATAGACAGGACGATTTAAAGGCTATGCAGCTGAAGCGTGGAGAAATTATTACCCGAGAGGAACCCGTCATTTTTCCAGGTGGTGTAAAGCGCACTTTTTTGACCAAAAAATTCCCTATTGCAGATTCAAAAGCCAAAACTTTTGCCATTGGGATCATATCATCTGACATTACTGAATTCAAACAGGCACAAAAAGCCTTGATTCAAGCTAAAGAGCAGGCCGAAGAAAGTGAAAGAAAATACCGACTAATTGGGGAAAATACATCAGATGGAATTGTTCTTTTTAATTCTGATTATCAAATCGGTTATGCTTCACCTGCCTATTTAAAGCAGTTAGGTTACAACTCTGATGAGATCCTTGCTCTAAAAACAGAAGATATTTATGAGTCTATTCATCCTGAGGATAGGCATATATTTCCAGAAATTTACAAGGCAATTTCAGAAAAAAAACAGGAACTGCTTTATTCTTTTCGAATAAAGCATAAAAAAGGTCACTATATTTGGCGAGAAGATAATGCCAGGTTTAATTATGATTCCAACAAGAACTACTTAGGTGCATATGTAATTTGCAGGGATATAACTGAAAGAAAATTACAAGAGCATGATCTAATAAATGCCAAGAAAGAGGCCGAAGCTGCCAACCTGGCCAAGAGCGAATTCCTGGCAAACATGAGCCATGAGATTAGAACTCCCCTGAACGGAATAATGGGAACGATGCAGTTATTATTATCAACAGGCCTGAGTCAGGAACAGGAGAAACTGGTCAACCTGGGAAATGTTTCAGCCGAAAGACTGACCCAGCTGTTGTCAGATATTCTGGACCTTTCCAGTCTTGATGCTGGAAAAATGATCATCCGGGAAAAAGAGTTCAGCTTTAAAAATATTTGTGATTCATTAAATGATCTCTATGCCATTCCTGCCCGAGAAAAAGGAATTGAATTTGACTGTTCTCTTGACTCTTCCCTTCCGGCAAAAATTATAGGCGACGACACCAGAGTGCAGCAGGTGCTTTTTAACCTTGTGGGCAATGCTGTAAAATTTACTGAGAATGGCAGTGTCAGTCTGAATATATCTCCAGTATTACAGCAAAATGGCCATAAGCGTATTTTATTTTCCATTACTGATACCGGTACAGGCATCCCTGAAGATAAGTTAGACAAGCTGTTTCATCCTTTTACCCAGGCGGATGGATCCATGACCAGACAGTATCAGGGTGCAGGTCTTGGCCTGGTCATAGTTCGACGGCTGGTCAACATGATGGGCGGCAATATTTCTGTGGAAAGCGAGCCAGGTCGAGGAACCACCATGCATGTGGTTCTGCCCTTCAAAATACCTGAAAATGCACCTTCTGTGGATGTTCATGCAAAAGTTCAGCCAGCCGGAAAAACAGGCAGCTTGAATATTCTTCTGGCTGAAGATGATCCCATCAACCAGATGCTCATCAAAAGAATGCTGGAGAAAGACGGACAAAAAGTGACTCTTGCCGAAAATGGTAAGGAGGCAGTGGACATGATACAGGAAAAAGAATTCGACTGCATCCTTATGGACATTCAGATGCCGGTCATGACCGGAGTTGAAGCAACACGGGTAATCCGGGAGTCAACTACCATAGGGGCAAAGAAAGATATTCCCATCATAGCAGTAACTGCTCATACCCAGCCAGGCGACAGGGAAAAGTTCCTGGAGGCCGGAATGGATGAGTACATCGGCAAACCTGTTAATAGGGAGGACTTTCAGAGGGTGTTTAATCGACTTTTTTCTTTAAGCAACAATGCTAAATCTTCAGGTAACCTTTAG
- a CDS encoding methyl-accepting chemotaxis protein, producing MNQALGAVSLASHQVGAGSVQISDASQSLSQGATESAASLEQISSSMTEIGSQAKLNADNAQQASQLAAEARSAVDKGGQRMGEMVAAMGEIKASSQQIAKIIKTIDEIAFQTNLLALNAAVEAARAGQHGKGFAVVAEEVGSLAARSARAAKETEELIESSNEKVENGADIANQTAEALSEIASGITKAADLVAEIAAASTEQARGVSEVSQGLEQIDDVTQKNTAHAEETASAAEELSAQARDLQEMLARFRLKDEGQQATGQAHNTTTSAARFPVRHEWGGVSQPKADRREVVDPSREIALDDKEFGKF from the coding sequence ATGAACCAGGCACTTGGAGCAGTGAGTCTGGCCTCGCACCAGGTGGGAGCAGGGTCGGTCCAAATTTCTGACGCCAGCCAGTCCCTGTCCCAGGGGGCCACCGAGTCCGCGGCCAGCCTGGAGCAGATTTCTTCGAGCATGACTGAAATTGGATCCCAGGCCAAATTGAATGCCGACAATGCTCAGCAGGCCAGTCAGCTTGCGGCCGAAGCAAGGTCAGCAGTTGACAAGGGTGGGCAACGAATGGGTGAGATGGTTGCGGCTATGGGAGAAATCAAGGCTTCCAGCCAGCAGATAGCCAAGATTATTAAGACCATTGATGAAATAGCTTTTCAAACTAATCTTTTGGCTCTTAACGCAGCAGTTGAGGCTGCCCGGGCCGGGCAGCACGGTAAGGGATTTGCTGTAGTGGCAGAGGAGGTCGGTTCCCTGGCTGCCCGCAGCGCCAGAGCAGCCAAGGAAACTGAGGAGTTGATTGAGTCTTCCAATGAAAAGGTGGAAAACGGTGCGGACATTGCCAATCAGACCGCCGAGGCATTGAGCGAAATAGCTTCCGGGATCACCAAGGCTGCGGATCTGGTGGCTGAAATTGCTGCGGCCAGCACGGAACAGGCCCGGGGCGTGTCCGAGGTGAGCCAGGGACTGGAGCAGATCGACGACGTGACCCAAAAGAACACGGCCCATGCAGAAGAAACTGCTTCCGCAGCCGAGGAGCTGTCAGCTCAGGCCAGAGATCTGCAAGAAATGCTGGCCCGGTTCCGGCTGAAGGACGAAGGACAGCAGGCAACCGGCCAAGCTCACAACACCACCACTTCGGCTGCCAGGTTTCCGGTCCGCCATGAATGGGGCGGAGTTTCGCAGCCGAAAGCGGACCGCCGCGAAGTCGTGGACCCAAGCCGGGAAATAGCGCTGGATGACAAGGAATTCGGGAAATTCTGA
- a CDS encoding ATP-binding protein: MGIPEDKLSSLFAPFVQVEGSYTRKYQGAGLGLAVVKKLVDQLGGNISVESTEGEGTAVHVTLPFMLSKTKGVKNG, translated from the coding sequence GTGGGCATTCCGGAAGACAAGCTTTCAAGCCTGTTCGCGCCCTTTGTCCAGGTGGAAGGGTCCTACACCCGCAAATACCAGGGAGCGGGTCTGGGCTTGGCCGTTGTTAAGAAGCTGGTGGATCAGCTGGGCGGGAATATCTCAGTGGAAAGTACTGAGGGCGAAGGGACAGCAGTGCATGTGACCCTTCCATTCATGCTGTCCAAGACTAAAGGAGTAAAAAATGGTTGA
- a CDS encoding chemotaxis protein CheA — protein sequence MVEQDLIDSFTSETCDLLDEVEPKLIELIQDGDSCAINQETLNAVFRLFHSMKGSARFLGLTNISGVTHEAETLLDLFRKSGKALQNEHVTGLCLSIDFIRSLLENIALQGSDSGREDETHAIIKQLQDMISGMKSVSETNHIQQDNGEKKESATEEDHADGVNINYPGQVSIEKDLPEVKITSAMRKSYSQECEELIDQAETAMLNAQINKDQDVSDDLGSAFRALHSIKGNSGFMGFPHMERLAHRMETALDLMRNGQRQVGDEGIGVLLKLIDVLREANSSISSGATGEIKGLDLYLELLDDILPVSSDNGSPALQSDMPSPERPAFTPEKPAPKSSTPLQPVKVRQDIRVDIHKLDALINLVGELVIAESMVTRHPHVAGIECEGLERATHMLRRVSRDLQDVVMSARMIPLAGTFRKMIRLVHDLAGKSGKQIELKLVGEGTEVDKTVIEQIGDPLVHIIRNAADHGIETPEERCRAGKDEQASITIEGRHEGGEVWILISDDGRGLNRERILDKARENSLVGEDTHEWKDEQVFRLIFEPGFSTAEKVTDVSGRGVGMDVVKKNIEKLKGRIDIRSRPGQGSTFILRIPLTLAIIEGMVVRVGEARYTIPLLTIKESFRPEPSWINVTPDGQEAVRIRDEFHPILRLHRRFNMNPDNTEIHKGILILVECDRRIIALFVDEILGRQETVIKGLSDYLEHSPGISGCTILGDGQVSLILDVAGLVEERGE from the coding sequence ATGGTTGAACAAGATCTGATTGACAGTTTTACCTCAGAAACATGTGACCTTTTGGACGAAGTGGAACCCAAGCTCATTGAATTGATCCAGGATGGCGATTCCTGTGCAATAAATCAAGAGACACTTAATGCTGTATTCAGGCTTTTTCACTCCATGAAAGGAAGCGCCAGATTTTTAGGGCTGACAAATATAAGTGGTGTAACCCATGAAGCTGAAACGCTGTTGGATTTATTTAGAAAAAGCGGAAAAGCACTGCAAAATGAACATGTAACAGGTCTTTGCCTCAGCATTGATTTTATCCGATCTCTGCTTGAGAACATTGCTCTGCAAGGATCGGATTCAGGCCGGGAAGATGAAACACATGCTATAATAAAGCAATTACAGGATATGATTTCAGGGATGAAATCAGTTTCAGAAACTAATCATATCCAACAGGATAATGGTGAGAAGAAAGAATCTGCCACGGAAGAAGATCATGCAGATGGAGTAAATATAAATTACCCAGGTCAGGTTTCTATAGAGAAAGACTTGCCTGAGGTCAAAATTACATCCGCTATGCGCAAGTCTTATTCACAGGAATGTGAAGAATTGATTGATCAGGCTGAAACAGCCATGCTCAATGCACAAATTAATAAGGATCAGGATGTCTCAGACGATCTCGGGTCTGCTTTCCGAGCTTTGCACAGTATAAAGGGCAACAGTGGATTCATGGGGTTCCCGCATATGGAGCGTCTGGCCCATAGAATGGAGACAGCTCTGGACTTGATGCGCAATGGTCAAAGGCAAGTTGGGGATGAAGGAATCGGAGTGCTGCTCAAGCTGATTGATGTTTTGCGAGAAGCTAATTCATCAATTTCTTCAGGTGCAACAGGGGAAATCAAAGGCTTGGACCTGTACTTGGAATTGCTGGATGATATTTTGCCAGTTAGTTCTGATAATGGTTCACCTGCATTGCAGTCAGACATGCCATCTCCTGAACGGCCTGCTTTTACTCCGGAAAAACCTGCGCCAAAATCTTCCACTCCATTACAACCGGTAAAAGTCCGCCAGGATATCAGGGTAGATATCCATAAACTGGATGCTCTGATCAATCTGGTGGGTGAACTGGTTATCGCTGAATCAATGGTAACCCGTCATCCTCATGTAGCTGGTATTGAATGTGAGGGCCTTGAACGGGCTACGCATATGCTGCGTCGAGTCTCCCGTGATCTGCAGGACGTGGTCATGTCTGCCCGTATGATTCCCTTAGCTGGAACATTTCGCAAGATGATCCGTCTGGTTCACGACCTGGCCGGCAAGTCCGGCAAACAGATTGAACTGAAGCTCGTGGGTGAGGGTACAGAGGTGGACAAGACCGTTATCGAACAGATAGGCGATCCCCTGGTGCACATCATACGCAATGCTGCAGACCATGGAATCGAGACCCCGGAGGAGCGTTGCCGGGCCGGCAAGGATGAGCAGGCAAGCATCACCATTGAGGGTCGTCACGAGGGCGGCGAGGTATGGATCCTGATCAGCGATGACGGTCGTGGTTTAAACCGGGAGCGCATCCTTGACAAGGCCCGGGAAAATTCTCTCGTGGGTGAAGACACCCATGAATGGAAGGATGAGCAGGTTTTTCGGCTGATCTTTGAACCAGGTTTTTCCACAGCAGAAAAAGTCACTGATGTTTCCGGGCGTGGGGTGGGCATGGATGTGGTTAAGAAAAATATTGAAAAGCTAAAAGGCCGAATTGATATTCGCAGCAGGCCTGGTCAGGGAAGTACGTTTATCCTGCGTATTCCCCTTACTCTGGCTATTATCGAGGGAATGGTGGTCAGAGTAGGAGAAGCCAGGTACACCATTCCACTGCTGACAATTAAAGAATCTTTCAGGCCTGAACCTTCCTGGATAAATGTTACACCTGACGGTCAGGAAGCAGTCCGTATCCGAGACGAATTCCACCCAATACTGCGTTTGCACCGACGTTTTAACATGAACCCGGACAACACAGAGATCCACAAGGGCATACTGATCCTTGTGGAATGCGACAGGCGGATCATTGCTTTGTTTGTGGACGAGATTCTGGGCCGTCAGGAAACTGTGATCAAGGGTCTTTCAGACTATCTCGAACACTCTCCTGGCATATCTGGTTGTACCATCCTTGGAGACGGTCAGGTCAGTCTGATTCTGGACGTGGCCGGTCTGGTGGAAGAACGAGGTGAATGA
- a CDS encoding methyl-accepting chemotaxis protein, producing MGLQVDYRIKLALAIFLPVLFFAIQSWQSLSGNLRERAVLQEMDANIKFLNVTSDFVRELQIERGISGLALSGGAERGIVLSRRDQTDSAANIFIKQASSARIASDPVESANSLVSDLRNARQGFDAGHEASVVLAAYTRIIRDALSLAGETADARTARGLGKRMSGLILLEEGRENAGLLRANLSRSVAAPDALDQGRLLLLARLLAGVEANLNSPALALGGEAVIALETVRQSPTWIEISTMTEDLIGGKEVFELNGLQTFDLVTRYVDAIGQIITLEQDAIAVRAQGFIAESARGMTMTMGMLGLAVLASIVLGLLVLRGFSSSLYRMREICGQMAAGDLNLSMKVSGKDDIARTGHELNRMIASLQDKKRLAEQIVQGDLTGSVKVLSDQDALGKALREMVERMNESLSKVTEASMQVGSGAVQISDASQSLSQGATESAASLEQISSSMNQIGSQAKLNADNAQQANCLAAEARDAVEKGSQRMDEMVEAMGEIKASSQQIAKIIKTIDEIAFQTNLLALNAAVEAARAGRHGKGFAVVAEEVRSLAARSARAAKETEELIESSNIKVEHGAAIANQTAEALSEIAKGITKASDLVAEIAAASTEQARGVMEVGQGLEQIDDVTQKNTAHAEQTASAAEELSGQTRELQEMLAWYRLKNNHEQTSAREQSVVNGQARQGMSFPAHRQWAGVQGQPVDRQRVVNPSQEIPLDDREFGKY from the coding sequence ATGGGGTTACAGGTTGACTATAGAATTAAACTTGCTCTTGCTATTTTTTTGCCGGTTCTTTTTTTTGCTATTCAGTCATGGCAATCATTGTCTGGCAACTTGCGTGAAAGGGCAGTCTTGCAAGAGATGGATGCTAATATCAAATTTTTAAATGTAACTTCAGATTTTGTTCGTGAACTGCAGATTGAGCGGGGAATTTCGGGTCTGGCCCTGTCAGGCGGAGCTGAGCGAGGAATAGTTTTAAGCAGGCGAGACCAAACCGATTCAGCAGCTAATATATTCATAAAACAGGCAAGCTCGGCCAGGATTGCTTCTGATCCAGTTGAGTCGGCCAACAGTCTTGTTTCTGATTTGCGCAATGCCCGGCAGGGATTTGATGCCGGCCATGAGGCTTCAGTTGTGCTTGCCGCTTATACCAGGATTATCAGGGATGCCCTGAGCCTGGCCGGTGAAACAGCAGACGCCAGAACGGCTCGAGGACTTGGTAAAAGAATGAGCGGATTGATTTTGCTGGAAGAAGGTCGTGAAAACGCTGGTTTGTTGCGGGCAAACCTCAGTCGCAGTGTGGCTGCGCCGGACGCTCTGGATCAGGGTCGGTTGCTGCTTTTGGCCCGTTTGCTGGCTGGAGTGGAGGCTAACCTGAACAGCCCGGCACTGGCTTTGGGTGGAGAGGCGGTCATTGCTTTGGAGACAGTTCGGCAAAGTCCTACCTGGATAGAGATCAGCACTATGACAGAAGACTTGATCGGTGGAAAAGAGGTTTTCGAACTAAATGGACTCCAGACCTTTGACCTGGTGACCCGGTATGTGGACGCCATCGGACAGATTATTACACTGGAACAGGATGCGATTGCTGTTCGTGCCCAGGGATTTATTGCTGAAAGTGCCCGTGGCATGACAATGACTATGGGTATGCTCGGTCTGGCAGTTCTTGCTTCAATTGTTTTGGGTTTACTGGTGCTGCGTGGATTTAGTTCTTCCCTCTACAGGATGCGCGAGATCTGCGGGCAAATGGCTGCAGGCGATTTAAATCTTAGTATGAAAGTTAGCGGCAAGGACGATATTGCCAGAACCGGCCATGAGCTGAACCGAATGATTGCGAGTTTACAGGATAAAAAACGCCTGGCTGAGCAGATTGTTCAGGGTGATTTAACAGGTTCTGTGAAGGTTCTTTCTGATCAAGATGCCCTGGGTAAGGCCCTTCGGGAAATGGTTGAGCGTATGAATGAATCTCTGTCCAAAGTTACTGAAGCATCTATGCAGGTTGGCTCCGGGGCTGTACAGATATCAGATGCCAGCCAGTCTTTGTCGCAGGGGGCTACAGAGTCTGCAGCCAGTCTGGAACAAATTTCTTCGTCCATGAATCAAATTGGGTCCCAGGCCAAACTGAATGCTGATAATGCACAGCAAGCCAACTGCCTTGCGGCTGAAGCCCGAGATGCTGTGGAAAAGGGCAGCCAACGAATGGATGAGATGGTTGAGGCAATGGGTGAGATCAAGGCTTCCAGTCAGCAGATCGCCAAGATTATCAAGACCATCGATGAGATTGCCTTTCAGACCAACCTGCTTGCTCTCAATGCAGCTGTGGAGGCTGCCCGGGCCGGAAGGCACGGTAAGGGATTTGCGGTGGTGGCTGAAGAAGTTCGTTCTCTCGCGGCTCGCAGCGCCAGAGCGGCTAAAGAGACTGAAGAACTGATTGAATCGTCCAACATCAAGGTGGAGCATGGAGCGGCCATTGCTAATCAGACTGCTGAGGCGCTTAGTGAGATAGCGAAAGGGATTACCAAGGCTTCTGATCTTGTGGCCGAAATAGCTGCAGCAAGTACTGAACAGGCTCGTGGTGTGATGGAGGTGGGGCAGGGGCTTGAGCAGATCGACGATGTTACTCAGAAAAACACGGCCCATGCAGAGCAAACAGCATCTGCAGCAGAGGAATTGTCAGGCCAGACCAGGGAGCTTCAGGAAATGCTGGCCTGGTATAGACTCAAAAATAACCATGAGCAAACCAGCGCCAGGGAACAATCGGTCGTAAATGGTCAGGCCAGGCAAGGCATGAGTTTTCCAGCTCATAGACAATGGGCTGGAGTACAGGGCCAGCCGGTGGATCGACAGCGCGTGGTGAATCCAAGCCAGGAAATCCCATTAGATGACAGGGAGTTTGGGAAATATTAA
- a CDS encoding chemotaxis protein CheW, with translation MNKTDLMEDEVYGEHEDTLSSRYLTFCLGDEDYGIEICYVTEIVVVQKITEVPDMPEFVKGVINLRGQVIPVMDVRLRFNMPAREYDERTCVIVVDINSSVVGLIVDTVQEVREILPENVSPPPLLSQSEKTRYILGMGKVGEDVNILLDVGKLLRDDEIAALQNHEA, from the coding sequence ATGAATAAGACTGACTTGATGGAAGACGAGGTATACGGTGAGCATGAGGATACCCTGTCCAGCCGCTACCTGACATTTTGTCTCGGTGACGAGGATTATGGTATCGAGATCTGCTATGTGACCGAAATCGTGGTGGTGCAAAAAATAACCGAAGTTCCTGACATGCCTGAATTTGTTAAGGGAGTGATCAATCTTCGCGGACAGGTAATTCCAGTTATGGACGTCCGGTTACGCTTCAATATGCCGGCTCGTGAATATGATGAGCGAACCTGTGTCATTGTAGTGGATATCAACAGTAGCGTGGTAGGTTTGATCGTGGATACTGTGCAGGAAGTTCGGGAAATTTTGCCGGAGAATGTGTCACCCCCTCCACTGTTAAGCCAGTCCGAAAAGACTCGTTATATATTGGGCATGGGAAAAGTGGGTGAGGATGTTAACATTCTTTTGGATGTTGGCAAGTTATTGCGAGATGATGAGATTGCGGCCCTGCAGAACCATGAAGCCTGA
- a CDS encoding chemotaxis protein CheD, whose protein sequence is MSESIQTSDYYLHPGYVSVPAEPTRLAAVAASGVVVTLYDAGRRCGGMGHYIRPIRQDGLSTTVFAAPAIVVMAKMLFAAGCEAGNLTAYIFGGAENPGAGRYVPGLGQENVQVGEEVLDRLGIALTGKDVGGTMARKILFHSATGETVVARVEKVRETDWYPDFKLIQEQERSV, encoded by the coding sequence ATGAGTGAAAGCATTCAAACCAGTGATTATTATCTCCATCCTGGATACGTAAGTGTGCCTGCTGAGCCAACACGGCTGGCAGCTGTAGCTGCTTCCGGGGTTGTGGTGACTCTTTATGACGCTGGTCGCAGGTGTGGTGGCATGGGCCATTATATTCGTCCCATACGACAGGATGGTCTTTCAACCACTGTATTCGCTGCTCCGGCCATTGTAGTTATGGCAAAAATGCTGTTTGCAGCAGGATGTGAAGCCGGGAATCTGACAGCTTACATTTTCGGTGGCGCTGAAAATCCAGGGGCTGGACGGTACGTCCCCGGGTTGGGTCAGGAAAACGTGCAGGTTGGTGAGGAGGTGCTGGACAGGCTGGGGATTGCTTTGACAGGAAAGGATGTAGGCGGAACTATGGCTCGAAAAATATTATTTCATTCGGCCACAGGTGAGACCGTGGTAGCCAGGGTGGAAAAGGTCAGAGAAACTGACTGGTACCCAGACTTCAAGCTTATTCAGGAACAGGAGAGATCAGTATAA
- a CDS encoding CheR family methyltransferase: MKCDTRKVDTGQMALGTGFPCTRLSDHDFRIISDLVRKCFGIQLTEQKRSLVTGRLQGLLREMDLPDFSSYCRLLEKDTSGQFLDALANRISTNHTFFFREPEHFNFMRETILPELKARGDKTGHKDLRFWCAAASSGEEPYSIIMTMLDYFGSEYDCWDAGLLATDISARALEKAIAGQYSQERIKGVSSPQLRKYFQREAGGDWTVRPDIRREITFRRFNLMNQHFPFRRPFDLIFCRNVMIYFDQPTRDALVTRMARSLIPGGYLFIGHSESISRARKDFIYIKPAVYQRTHT, encoded by the coding sequence ATGAAGTGTGATACGAGAAAAGTCGATACTGGGCAAATGGCTTTGGGAACAGGATTTCCATGCACCCGTCTGTCCGACCATGATTTTCGGATCATTAGCGACCTGGTCCGGAAATGCTTTGGTATTCAATTGACGGAACAAAAGCGTTCCCTGGTGACCGGAAGGCTGCAGGGACTTCTGAGGGAAATGGATCTGCCGGATTTCAGTTCCTATTGCCGGCTTCTGGAAAAGGATACCAGTGGCCAGTTTCTTGATGCCTTGGCAAACCGTATTTCCACAAACCACACCTTTTTCTTCCGCGAACCCGAGCACTTTAATTTTATGCGCGAGACAATTCTCCCTGAGCTTAAAGCCAGGGGAGATAAAACAGGACACAAGGATTTGAGATTTTGGTGCGCTGCAGCATCAAGTGGCGAGGAACCTTATTCCATCATCATGACCATGCTGGACTATTTTGGATCAGAATATGACTGCTGGGATGCGGGACTCCTGGCCACGGATATATCGGCCAGAGCTCTTGAAAAGGCAATAGCTGGACAGTACTCCCAGGAACGGATTAAGGGTGTCTCATCGCCCCAGCTTAGAAAGTACTTTCAGAGGGAGGCAGGTGGGGACTGGACTGTTCGCCCTGACATCAGAAGAGAAATCACTTTCAGGCGTTTCAATTTGATGAACCAGCACTTTCCTTTTCGTCGCCCCTTTGATTTGATCTTTTGTAGAAATGTGATGATTTATTTTGATCAGCCCACAAGAGATGCACTGGTAACCAGAATGGCACGGTCTTTAATCCCGGGCGGGTATTTGTTTATTGGTCATTCCGAGAGCATCAGCCGGGCTCGCAAAGATTTTATTTACATAAAGCCTGCTGTTTATCAAAGGACGCACACATGA